Genomic segment of Drosophila simulans strain w501 chromosome 2R, Prin_Dsim_3.1, whole genome shotgun sequence:
TGAAAGTATAAGAAACTATTTTCCAAACTATGAAAAAGTAAACGATATCGTTTTAAATATCTTGATGTAGGATCATATGCATACTATTacttttttatacttttactagctagaaacatatataatacatatataatatgatttaGTCATGAGAGTGAGATTCGAAGAACCCACTCCTATGAATAAGCCGTCTTAGTTATGGACAGTTCGAGTTAAGGAAGTCCGACGTTATGCAGCAAGTGCAgctattttttaatattgctATGCCGCCGCAGCTGCAACGCCCTGTCCGGCCCCTCCTTGTCGCTCCCGAGAATATTGCGACAGGCGCGGATTCCAACCATTTTGAACTGATATGAGAGACGGCCGAGGTGTGCGCATGTGCGCGTGTatgcgtgtgtatctgtgttcCAACTGGCCGACGCAACAACTGCGGATCGCCGACTGGCGACGTCGCAGCGGCTGTCATACCTGGCAGCGATCGGCGGCCTTTAGTCAGTCGTATCACGCTGTCGGAGTAGGATCGTATCGCTTTCGAATCCGATTCCGTAATAGCCGTTCGCTATTTTCCTCGCCGCGATCCGTAACACCACGTAGATTGTAACCGAAAACCGATCGATCGGAGGGGATCCAAAACgaaatacaacaacaacaaaatagaCAGTGAGTGTGAGTGATACCGATATCGAATACCGAGTACCTTTTTGCCTGGAATGTGGGCAGTAGTGCAATATTCTGTGGCATATCAATAACGCCAATCCACCTGCGAGTCAAATCTAAACCATGaatcaaacaacaacaacagcgcacgcgcagcagcagcacagcaacaaaaacagcacggcagcaacagcaacaacaacttcacagcagcagcagcagcacagagccgttgcagcaacaacaacattgtgTGGGCGCAACGCGTTGCCTTTCAACACCCACGCTGCGAACAAGTTCgctgcctaagtcttttgtttggcgCGCATTTGTTAAGGCCAAGAATCGAATATTAGAGGGTGGGTGGGCAAGAGTGCGGCTTATAAAATTCATTGAGCAGAACCCAGCGCGGCTTAATTGCCGTCTCCGTTTTTATTGGGCATTAATTTGCTTGccagcgaaaaacaaaacagcaaaaaatacgcatataaatattaaattgccTCAGTCGGTGCACAATTTGCATGCACTCTAATTTATTGTGCATTTGTTGCATTGACAGTTAATTATTCTTAATATTTGTCTTATTAATTTACATACACACAGTCGCCATAGTTTAAAGTCTAAGGTTTCGCCAGCTTAATTTATGATCGAGAATCGGAAAACATATCAATTTTGTACTcttggcaatttatttattgctgcTCCCCAGGCACCGGAAAGTGTAATCATTAGACTCTGGCATTTAGATCGTGGATTAGCCAAacaactctctctctctatcgtTGCTCTATATAAATAGGTAGAGATAAATCGCCACATCCAATTGCCTCATCGGATGCCTTTCTAATTGCCCCAAATCCAAATCTTATCAGTTGTTTAGAGCATTCGGGGGATTTCCCCTTTTAGGATCGAATCGCCAAACAATGTATACAGTTTCTCTAAATAATTTCCGATTTCTCATTTAGTTCGGAGAATTTCCTTAATTTCCCAAAATGAATCATACGATATTTGGAGTGAGTCAACATACAAAAATTGTTCCTGAACtcccaataaaataaatatctttaataacaaaaatcaatacatatttcccattttccattatCAAAATACAAGCGATTAAGATTCAAAGAATCAGAAACGTAATGCAAAGCGCTAAAAACCGGAAAGcgttattaataataattcaattaataatgGAAAGCCTACATGATGTAACAAGTTAATTGTTCAGACAATGATCCAACAAACAGATTGATAAATTAGACAGGCAGATGGGACTttcaaaggaaaaacaatCCGAATAAATTCGAATACCTAATAACTAATTGAGACAATGTCTTCAATTTAATAGGTTTCGTCTATCAATAACTGAATGCTCTCTCAACGGAAGTTTTAGCATCAagcaaataattcaaaaacaacCTTGAAGGTTTATTGCTCTTATTAAGAGTTGAACTGAAATTAAGTTCCAGCATCTAGTAAATTTCCAACAAAAGTGAGCACTTTTCGAGGGCTGTTAGTCACGGGTTTTCCTTACCGAGAACCACAATTACAACATCAAGGaaccattaaaaaatattttatgaatgcaaaacaatttttttttgtttttgttcgcaTCCATATATGaagatgttttttttttgtttttctcagCTTTTCGTTCACTTTATTTCCGAGAATTAACGATATTCATAAAACTCGGGCCGAAGAAGAAAaaagtttcactttttatCATTCCAAAAGGCATTAAAATAGTTAATtggctttatttaaatattttgttatttttgcctTTGTCTCGctacttgttgttgcttgattttggtgttttttttattccttcctcatacataaatatgtgcCAGAATCGTTTGTCGCTGGTCGCTACTTAGCATAATTCTAAAAGCCCAGCTCCGCACGGCTCATAACCGATAGCTGAGTTATACCACATAGCCGCCAATATGGCCAAAGCTAAAGCTGATtttgacaacaacaaaggctaAAGATTCGGATGCGATTGAGACACACGCaccacaaaagccaaaagttaaaaaaccaaaagccgaAAGACCGAAAATCCGACtaaccaacagcaacaaagtaTCTTTGTCTCCGTGTCTCTGCTCTGGCGGATCGATCGTCGATCGGATTCGTCAAGGCCTTTTCTGACGTTGCAcgttaaaagtttaaaatgcaaattgatttcgatgaacaaatttaattagctcGCAGCTAGAATCTTTTACTGATGCTAAATTATACAAGAGACTTCAACCAcaacgaataaaaaaaaaatggaatccGAAAAATCACAGACGCAGACACAAAAACCTCcgtataaatttaaatcagTCAGACTGACAGTCAGGCaggcatacacacacaaaagctAACCGAAATAATCAAAGTAAAGACCATAAATTATTACAAGGGTTCTGCGCCTGTGTGTCGAGATGGCCAAAAGTGTAACGAAAATTACCCCCAAAAAGTTGTGGCCCAAACGCTTGTCAACCGGTTTCGATCAAAGGCCAGCCAAATAGTGACGTCTTTCGGCTGGACCTGTGTCTCTCTTGGGGTTTCACTTTCTTTAGACCAAAGGCAATCAGCAGTTCGTTGCTAATTTCAATCTTAGACCCCCcgatatctatatatatagatatacatgtatgtatatatagaaaaagACATGGATTGACCACACTTTGCTCTGTATTACCTCATTTAGCTTCGTGCGTTTGTCTCCAAAAACGTTTGACATTTTCGGGCggccaataaaaaaaaaacaatgataattaacatatgcatatagtcatatatatatatatatatcaaatcgTATATACATGTGCCGTATATAAATGTTGATTTTTTCGCGCTTTTTttctgtatattttttaattggtttctTTCCACTCGACGACAACAACGAAGACGGCGActgtttcatttcgttttcgtatatagcatttttttttttgtgtttatagcCTTTTATTATAAACTGTACTTGTTGACGTTATATTCAATaagctgctggctgctgttgttgtatgAATCATGGCTGAAAGAAAAATCCACATCATGGCCCAAAAGAACGCACGCACAATTTTGTCACCTCGTTTTCTGGGGTTTCTGTGCGACCTTCTGTGCTGTGTGCTGTGCTATGCTGGCCATAAACAACGATCAATCATCAATCATTGGTCTTTTGGACTATTAGCCACAATGACAGAATATCTTGGAATCTCGGTGGATTCCTGATCAATTGATCATTTCCTTAGCCACCGTTTCTCAATCAGACCTTAGCTTTAAGTGACTCAAGCTAAAAACCCCAAcccaacaaacacacaccttTCCCGCAGATCTTGCACGTGGATGCACCAACGGCAAGTGAAGCTGATAGGCCCAGCacacccagcagcagcaccaccagcactgAAAACTCTGAATCGGACCCACAATCAGTATCAGGATCAGAATCAGGATCGCCGGGAGCCAGGACCACAGCCACACTAGAGATGTATGCAACCACGGGCGGCACACAGATCTACCTACAGGTGAGAACTCTCAGTGAGGCGAGCGAGCGAGTTAGTGCCATGTGTGACCCAACCAACCACCTGCAGACCTCACATCCCAGCACGGCGAGCGGAGCGGGCGGCGGCGCCGGACCCGCTGGAGccgccggcggcggcggagtgTCCATGCAGGCGCAAAGTCCCAGTCCGGGTCCCTATATCACGGCCAATGACTATGGCATGTACACGGCCAGTCGCCTGCCACCCGGTCCCCCgcccaccagcaccaccacgtTTATAGCGGAGCCCTCCTACTATCGGGAATACTTTGCGCCGGACGGCCAGGGTGGCTATGTGCCGGCCAGCACGAGGTCCTTGTACGGCGACGTGGACGTATCCGTATCTCAGCCCGGCGGAGTGGTCACCTATGAGGGCCGCTTCGCCGGCAGCGTTCCCCCgcccgccaccaccaccgtgCTAACCAGCGTGcatcaccaccagcaacagcagcagcagcaacaacagcagcagcaacaccagcagcaacagcaccaccagcagcaacagcaccattCGCAGGATGGCAAGAGCAACGGCGGAGCAACGCCACTCTATGCCAAAGCCATCACGGCGGCGGGTCTAACGGTGGATCTGCCAAGTCCGGATTCGGGCATTGGTACGGATGCCATCACACCGCGGGATCAGACCAATATCCAACAGGTATACCCCTCGATAGAATCCCAAATGTGACACAATCAAAACAAAGTAGTTCTGTTTGATAATGCGTTGCGTGTCCATTAAAACCCATAACTTAGAGGTAGTGTGTTGTACATAACACTAAATCATATAAGAATCACATTTAAGTAGATTTGTTGCCAAATAGTAGAGTGTTTGCCTAAAGCGTGACGTGTCCATTAAATCCTAGTAAACGTAAAGGTAGTCTTTTGTATCATATATAATCTAATAAGTGCTTGTCATAACAAATTTCTATATAATTCTAAAATGTTTCCTTCCAAACAGTCCTTCGATTACACGGAATTGTGCCAGCCGGGCACGCTGATCGATGCCAATGGCAGCATACCCGTCAGCGTGAACAGCATCCAGCAGAGGACGGTGGTCCATGGCAGCCAGAACAGCCCAACCACATCGCTGGTGGACACCAGCACCAATGGATCCACGCGATCGCGGCCCTGGCACGACTTTGGACGCCAGAATGATGCcgacaaaatacaaataccaaaaatGTAAGTCATTTGAAGattcttaaatataataataactataataactttatataaCTTTTGTTGAAGGAAAACCTTTCATTTaatcaaatcatttttaatttaaaaatattttttcatgtaTCTAACTcgtaaataattattaaaaattagttCTATACTTTTGAGGGTCCCAAATTGTAACTTTAATAATCTTAGATCCCATACAATTCTTATCATTTCTATTATCAATCTTCTAACCACAATACGTTTTCCAAATACATCCCGATAGCTTCACAAACGTGGGCTTCCGATATCACCTGGAGAGCCCCATCAGCTCATCGCAGAGGCGCGAGGACGATCGCATCACCTACATCAACAAGGGTCAGTTCTACGGAATAACGCTGGAGTATGTGCACGATGCGGAAAAGCCCATCAAGAACACCACCGTCAAGGTAGGATCCAAATCTATATGCTTCGATATATAAAAGTTAAGGGAAGGGGGAAGGGAGCTTAGTCAATCAAGTTCATGCTGCTTGTTTTCCATTCTTtggtgtgttttgtttatgccatCAACACCACACGAACACACGAACACATGAAcagagaaaatgggaaattatgCCCCTGGGGCAACCCTTCGTTACCAGGGCGATTTGTCAGGGAATCTGTGCCGGCGTCTTCAGCGGGGATCTTTAGTGGATAGTGGTCCTACCCCGAGGTGCGATCGCCACCCCTTTGCTCAATTACACCCATCCCATATCCTGCCGCTCAGGGGCGCGGCGCAATGATAAATGATAGTGAGAATGCGAGTGCGATCCCTAGATGAGAATTTGAATATTCCgttcaatgcaaattgccggCAGACTCGTTCGTCTTTCACGACCAATGTTTGTTCAGGACGATCGCTCAAGGAGTAggagcaaggagcaggagccgtACCAGGACAATACCCGTCAACATCATCAATCAGATAAGCTTAAATGACGTCTGaagatgcaaatgcaaattgaaaactgaaCCGTTGAGAGCCGAAGAATGACATCAAAGTTACAGTTGAAAGTGGTAAATGGGTTGAGGAAATGGCCGGAGGAAACGGGAAGCGGAACTTGAGGCTAAGTAaacaacaattgaaattgaaggCATCCGAATACGAATCTGAATCCGAGTCCTAGTCATTTGCATACGCAAAGAgtgcgataaaaaaaaaaaggaaagaagcATGAATAAGAAACGAAACTTGCAACAAAAACTTCAAGAAACGTAGCCAAATGAAACGCCGAGATCTTCAGATACGAGCTTAACCTTCCCTGCGCTACTCAAGTTCTCGGTCAGGTCGGATTACCATAAAAGTGCCATATTTTGCAAGGCTCGACAAAAAAGtgtcaaaattaatttacgagtttatttgtttagagctGCGCGCCCTTTCTACCCGAAATCGGAAAACTTCCCAACACTTTTGGGCATTTGCATAACGCAATCTAACGGGGAAAACTGATccaagaaaaatgtgaaacgAATCGGGAGAAAAAACTGAGTATAATTTACGAGCTGATTAGCCCATGAATATGTAAAAACTTACACAGTCCCgaagaaaacacacaaaaatatttatgcagtaATCAGCTAAAACCCCGACTGCTCAAGAAATTGATGATCCTTTCGGGGGTTGCTTGCGATTTCGAAACTGTTTCCTTTGCCTcggtttttttcttcttctgaTTTGGGAAGGAAACTCTTTGGCTATCTCTGTGCGCATccttaattattcaaaatgtaaaaaatagaCACAAAATAAtagacaaaatatgcaaatgctggGAAAACAATAGAGCCTCGATGAGCAGAAGAAACCAAATGAGTTGGACGTTTTTCTGCTAAATCGAATTCGTCCTTTTGTCCTCGCCGGGCCTAATCCTTTTGACTTTTCAAAGGCGTAGGGTGCGATCCGCCGAGTTGTGAGTTGAGTGTCACAACGCATATATGTCAGAGCAATGAACCCGGGCGAGGAGCCACCCATCCTTGGGATAGTATAAACGGATTAGGACCATGTCTGGCAAAAATCAACGCAAGACATGGCATTTCCTCACAGATAAGGATCAACAACTCTCGCCCAAGATCGCTTTCCAGATCAGGATAGTGTACGAAACGGAGTCCCTAGTTCTATTAGGGCTGTTTGTATTTCAGATTTACTTTTTCAATTACGAAGATATCATCAAATCTGTGAGTTTTTCTTTGAAAATCCCATAGTTACAGGGGTTATTTTACtgattaaaatttcaattagagtagataaatttggaaaattactTCTAATTTAAGCAGGCAAATAAGTTAAAGATACTTGTCATGTAAGTTATCtaacttaatttttaatatctcCTTTTTAAGCAAGCCATAAGTAAGATGAGTTAATTTTTAGTGTCTCCTAACTTAGTCCCGCACTTAATTTAATAACCATATTTGCTTTCCGTTCTTCCCGTTCAATCGATTTCAGAGTGTGATCATGCTAATGTTCCGCGAGGAGAAGAGTCCCGAGGATGAGATCAAGGCCTGGCAATTCTGGCACAGTCGTCAGCATTCCGTGAAGCAGAGAATCTTGGATGCAGGTGCGTAAAACCAACATGGCCTTCCCagccccaatccccaatccccaaccTGACCACCGCCAACCTGAGCGGCGAAGTCCAGCAGCGTCGCTTGCTCGCCTGTCCATTTGTATTGTCTAGTATTTCTAGCAGTAAATTGTTGCTTTTTATTGAAAGGCCCGCAACGTTCCAGGAGAGTTATGACATTGATAAACGCGCATCGCGCGGCGGCAGCAAACTGCGCTCCGTTTGTTTGATTGCAGATAATCTCGGTGGCTATGGCCACGGCTGTGGCAACCTGTAGCCTGCCACTTGCAACatggtgctgctgccgctggccCATCAAACATAACTCATTAGGCACTTGTCACTGGATGGCAACGCAGAAATTTCCTTAATTGTtaatacaaacatattttccaatGTCCGAAGCTCTCGCCTCTGTTGTTTGCCCCATTCAACTCCATCCATTCCATCTCTCGCACTTCTTTTTCTGCGTCTTTAAAAACCCCGCGATCTTTCCACCCGAAACCCCCGCTGATTATCCGCTTGGACTGCTCTTCTTCTCCAGATACGAAGAACTCGGTTGGCCTCGTTGGCTGCATCGAGGAAGTGTCGCACAATGCCATCGCCGTCTACTGGAATCCGCTGGAGAGCTCCGCCAAGGTAAGTTCTGCTCATTCTAGATCTCATTTCTACGGCAATCGTAGTTATGGAATTTTTGTGTACCCTTTATCAGCAAGGGTATGCTGATTTTGTTATAAAGTTGGAATTAAGTACGACTTCTTAACGCTTCTTAAGTTTGTagtatataaaaacaaacacatattatttaaaagagaagatttcttgtttttttatattgaaAGATAGATTCACTTGAATATCATATCTATATAGTAAATAGTAAAGAATTCTATCTAAgctaaaaatttaaagaattcaaCTGCTATTCCAGGGTATCTCTAGGTCTTCATCATCACTTGAATTCTTTGTGCTTTCATGTGTTTTTCCCTCCCAaccattttgtttacttcgAGCGCCGcctcaattaaaaatgaaaaaaaagcaaaaaaaaattaagcgcGACACTTTTATGAAGCAAAGTGAGATAGCAGATACCAGCAAAGTCCTCTCTATATTGttccatatgtatgtatgtatgtgtgtgagccaAGAATTAATTtctgatttattttcaattgcgAGTAAAACGCAAATTATTCAAACAGCGTCGCCATTGCCCCAGCCGACTGtggccatctctttctggcGCGCGCCGTCCGGCATTTTCCCTCTCGATCGCACTCGCAGCGAGTGTCAGTATCTTTTTGCCTCAAAagaataatttatgcatttatttatttatgacacTTAGTTTTAATCACTTACTCGCAAATGCTTGGAACTAAGTCTGAGTCTCCATTGCCCGGTATGAGTTCGCTTTGGAGTCCGCTGGCTAACCGCAGATCGAGCGGGCTCCCACCGCGTTTTAATTTAGCAATTATCAAGCATTTTAATcgttggaaaatatttgcaattctATTGCATCAAGCGCCAGTAGTAAGACCAGTAAGCGAGACAGCCCtcatattacgtatacgcc
This window contains:
- the LOC6735014 gene encoding protein grainyhead isoform X11 translates to MYATTGGTQIYLQTSHPSTASGAGGGAGPAGAAGGGGVSMQAQSPSPGPYITANDYGMYTASRLPPGPPPTSTTTFIAEPSYYREYFAPDGQGGYVPASTRSLYGDVDVSVSQPGGVVTYEGRFAGSVPPPATTTVLTSVHHHQQQQQQQQQQQQHQQQQHHQQQQHHSQDGKSNGGATPLYAKAITAAGLTVDLPSPDSGIGTDAITPRDQTNIQQSFDYTELCQPGTLIDANGSIPVSVNSIQQRTVVHGSQNSPTTSLVDTSTNGSTRSRPWHDFGRQNDADKIQIPKIFTNVGFRYHLESPISSSQRREDDRITYINKGQFYGITLEYVHDAEKPIKNTTVKSVIMLMFREEKSPEDEIKAWQFWHSRQHSVKQRILDADTKNSVGLVGCIEEVSHNAIAVYWNPLESSAKINIAVQCLSTDFSSQKGVKGLPLHVQIDTFEDPRDTAVFHRGYCQIKVFCDKGAERKTRDEERRAAKRKMTATGRKKLDELYHPVTDRSEFYGMQDFAKPPVLFSPAEDMEKVGQLGIGAATGMTFNPLSNGNSNSNSHSSLQSFYGHETDSPDLKGASPFLLHGQKVATPTLKFHNHFPPDMQTDKKDHILDQNMLTSTPLTDFGPPMKRGRMTPPTSERVMLYVRQENEEVYTPLHVVPPTTIGLLNAIENKYKISTTSINNIYRTNKKGITAKIDDDMISFYCNEDIFLLEVQQIEDDLYDVTLTELPNQ